DNA sequence from the Schlegelella aquatica genome:
CTTGCCGATGCGCTGGGTCAGCATCACGAGCTGCCCGGCGGCGGAGATCTCGGCGGGGCTCGCGTTCTGCTGCAGCTTCAAGGACGCGATGGTCTCGGCAATCTCGAGCAGGTCGGAGGACTGGCGGTTGATCGTCCGCAGCGCCTGGCCGACCTGGGTCAGGATCTGCTGCTGCGCCAGCACGGTGGCCGCGTTCTTCTCGGCACGATCGACCAGCGGCAGCAACGGCTCGATGGCCGGCTGGACGGCCGCCGCGGCCGGCTGCACCTCGAGCCCGTCGTCGCCGCGCGCCAGCGCCCGCACGTCGCGCGCCAGCACCGTGGCGCTTTCCTTCACCTCGGGGAAGGCCTGCGGGCTGCCGATCAGCGCCTGCGACACCGACTTGGCGAGCCGCTGCGACTGCATCAGCGCCTGGCCGGACACGCTCACCTGGGTCGCGACCTGGTTCGCAGCGTTTTGCGAGATGATCGTGATGAGCACCAGACCGACCAGACCGCCGATCGTGAGGCCGCCCAGCACCCGCTGCTGCTGGGCCACGGGCATGTGGCCGATCAGCGGCACCTTGGATTGCGGCCCGGCCGTCTCGGCCGTCGTGCCTTCCAGCCGGGTGCCGGCGAAGTCGCCCGGCAGTTCCGAGGGCGCCGCCTCCGAGATGATGGACGAATCCGCGCCCGGCGCCCGCTCCAGCGTCAGCGTGCCGTCCGCGCTGGGCAACGGCAGCTCGTCGAGCCCCTGAGAGGACCCTTCCGTCGGCATGTCCGGCAAGGCGCCCTTGGACGGCTTCTTGCCCAACCCTTTGAACTTGTCGATCAAACCCATAGATCCCTCTAGCTCTTTGCTGTCGAACCCCGGACCTGCGTCCGGTCAGGCGGCGAGCACGACACCGTCTTGCTCACCACCTCTAGCCCACGATCTTCTAGCCCACGATCTTCAAGAAGGCCTCGTCCCCCGCAAGCGCGGCCAGACTCAGCTCTTGCCAACGACGCCCCTGCCCGTCGAGATAACGCGCGCCGGCGAACGCCGGGCGTGGCCGGCCGTCGCCCGGTTCGGCGCGCAATTGCTCCTTGGCCCGCAGGCCCGCCAGCCGTTCGACCAGCAAAGCACAGTTGACCTCGAGACCGGGATTGAATGCGATGAGCCGGGCTTGCTCGCGGCCGGCATCGCCCGCCCCGGGCGACCTGATCCCGAGGAAAGCCGCGAGATCGACCACCCCGTGCAGCCCGCCGCGCAGGTTGGCCACGCCGAGGAACCAGTCGACGGTGTGGGGCACCGGCACGAAAGCGCCGACGGGGAAGATCTCGCCGGCTTCGGCCAGCGGCAGCAGGAAGCCCTGTCCACCGGACTCGACGGCCAGCCAGTTGGCGGTTCGGGCCTCCGTGCGCGCAGCCTGCAGGCGCTCGGCCAGGCGGCTTTGCAGCTCTCGCAGCGCTTCTTTCTTTGCCATGCGTCCTGCCTGATCGGGTGCTAGTCTCGAGGGGCCGGGAGGTGGACGACGGCGCTCAATCGAAAGCGCGGATCTTGGTGATCAGCTCGTCGGCGTCGACGGGCTTGACGATGTAGTCGCGCGCGCCCTGGCGCATGCCCCAGACCTTGTCAGTCTCCTGGTTCTTGCTGGTGCACATGATCACCGGCACATCGGCGTAGTTCGGATCGCGCGTGAGCGAGCGGGTGAGCTGGAAACCGTTTTGCCCCGGCATCACCACATCCATGAGGATGAGATCCGGCTTCTCCTCGGCCAAGCGGCGCATCGCCTCGTCGGCGTTCTCGGCCGTGCGCACGCTGTAACCCTTCTTGGTCAGCAGCTCGGACAAGAAATGCAGTTCGGTCTTGGAATCGTCAACCAACAGGATCTTCTTGATAGGCATGGCTGTTTCCTCACTCGCCGCCCTCCGTCTGAGCGGTCTTGGGTAGCAACAGGGGACGTGGCGGAACCCCGGGCCGGCCGTCTTCAGGCCACTGCGCGGCGGTACTGCTCGACGGCCTGCAGCAACTGGTCTTTGGTGAACGGCTTGGTCAGGTAGTCCTCGGAGCCGACCATACGGCCCCGCGCTTTGTCGAACAGGCCGTCCTTCGACGAGAGCATGATGACCGGGGTGTGCGCGAACTTGGGGTTGCGCTTGATGATGGCGCAGGTCTGGTAGCCGTCCAGCCGCGGCATCAGGATGTCGCAGAAGATGAGGTCGGGTTCGTGGTCGTTGACCTTGGCCAGCGCGTCGAATCCGTCCTCCGCGAGCACGACCTCGTAGCCACCCTGCTTCAGGAAGATCTCGGCGCTGCGCCGGATGGTGTTGCTGTCGTCGATGACCAACACCTTCGCTGCCGCCTCGCCTGGCTTCGCGTTGTCGCTCACTGAGCCCTCTCCTCTCCCACCGGCGCCGCCCGCCGCGCGCCAGGCTCCGAAATTGCCCTGCACTCGCGTGTGGAACCAACCGCCGAGCACCCCCTCACCACCGCCCATGCGCCCGCGCGCGACGTCGCGCGCGGGCAGCGCAAGAGCAACGCGCGCAGGGCGCCGACGGCGGCTTGCGCACACGTTCCGAGAGCCCGCGCGATGCCCCGCCTTGCACGGGCACCCGCCTGGGCTCTCAGAGCTGAACCATCTCGAAATCCTCCTTGCGGGCGCCGCACTCCGGGCACGTCCAGTTCATCGGAACGTCGGCCCAGGCAGTTCCCGGCGGGATGCCATGCTCCGGATCGCCTGCCGATTCGTCGTAGATCCATCCGCAGATCAGGCACATCCAGGTTCGAGACTCGCTCACTTTGTATCAGTTTCACTAGAATGGTGGGAGTCATTGTAGCCCTACGAAGGGCCTGAAACCGCGAGCTTTCGTGCGAACTTACACGCGGTTCTTCACGTGCCCTTGTAACGGCACTCCAACCCGCCGACCCGGCTGCCCATGACCTCGAATCCCAACGCCCAAGACCACGCCGCCACCGCCGAGACCCCCGAGGACCTGAGCGGCCCCCCGTGTGTGATGACCTTCAACGTGAACGACGCCAGCGGGGCGGGCGGCCTGGGCGGCGACGTCGCCACGCTGGCCGCCATGGGGGCGCACGCCCTGCCGGTGGTCACTGGCGTGCTGCTGCGCGACACCGCCGAGGTCTTCGACCACCATGCGATCGACGACGAAGTGATCGTCGAGCAGGCCCGCACGATCCTGGAGGACGCGGCGATCTCCGCCTGGAAGGTCGGCTTCCTCGGCAGCGCCGAGGGCGTGAGCGCGGTGGCCGAGGTGCTTTCCGACTACCCGGACGTTCCGCTGGTGGCCTATCTGCCCAACTTGAGCTGGATGGACGAGGCCACCTCCGAGGCCTACCACGGCGCCTTCCGCGAGCTGGTGCTGCCGCAGACGGAGGTGCTGGTGGGCAATCACAAGACGCTCACCGACTTCCTGCTGCCCGAATGGGACGCCGACCGCCCGGCCTCGCCGCGCGAGCTGGCCGCGGCGGCGGCCGAGCACGGCACGCGCTTCGTGCTGATCACCGGCGTCCAGTTGCCCGACCACTACGTGGACAACGTCCTGGCCTCGGCCGAGGGTGCCATCACCGGCGAGAAGTTCGAGCGCTTCGACACCAGCTTCGTCGGCGCAGGCGACACGCTGTCGGCCGCACTGGCGGCCATGATCGCCAACGGCGCCGAGTTGCACCTGGCCGTCTCCGAAGCCCTGACCTTCCTCGACCAATCGCTCGATGCCGGCTTCCGCCCGGGCATGGGATCGGTCGTGCCCGACCGGTTCTTCTGGGCCCAGCCACCGGCCGAGGAAGGCGCAGCCCAGGAAGGCGGCGAAGACGACATCGAACCCCAGGACCCCCGACATGTCCACTAATGCCAGCCTGTTCGATCGCGCGCAACGCGTGATCCCGGGCGGCGTGAACTCGCCCGTGCGCGCCTTTCGCGCGGTGGGCGGCACGCCGCGTTTCATCGCCCGCGCCGAGGGTGCCTACCTGTTCGACGCCGAGGGCCGGCGCTACATCGACTACATCGGCTCGTGGGGCCCCATGATCCTCGGCCACGGGCATCCGGCCGTGCTCGATGCGGTCGAGCGCGCGGTGCGCCAGGGCCTGTCGTTCGGCGCGCCGACCGAGCGCGAGATCGAACTGGCCGAGGAGATCCTCAAGCTCGTGCCGTCGATGGAGCAGGTGCGACTGGTGAGCTCGGGCACCGAGGCGGCGATGAGCGCGATCCGGCTGGCACGC
Encoded proteins:
- a CDS encoding rubredoxin, whose protein sequence is MCLICGWIYDESAGDPEHGIPPGTAWADVPMNWTCPECGARKEDFEMVQL
- a CDS encoding response regulator transcription factor, whose product is MPIKKILLVDDSKTELHFLSELLTKKGYSVRTAENADEAMRRLAEEKPDLILMDVVMPGQNGFQLTRSLTRDPNYADVPVIMCTSKNQETDKVWGMRQGARDYIVKPVDADELITKIRAFD
- a CDS encoding response regulator; translation: MSDNAKPGEAAAKVLVIDDSNTIRRSAEIFLKQGGYEVVLAEDGFDALAKVNDHEPDLIFCDILMPRLDGYQTCAIIKRNPKFAHTPVIMLSSKDGLFDKARGRMVGSEDYLTKPFTKDQLLQAVEQYRRAVA
- a CDS encoding chemotaxis protein CheW, with the translated sequence MAKKEALRELQSRLAERLQAARTEARTANWLAVESGGQGFLLPLAEAGEIFPVGAFVPVPHTVDWFLGVANLRGGLHGVVDLAAFLGIRSPGAGDAGREQARLIAFNPGLEVNCALLVERLAGLRAKEQLRAEPGDGRPRPAFAGARYLDGQGRRWQELSLAALAGDEAFLKIVG
- the thiD gene encoding bifunctional hydroxymethylpyrimidine kinase/phosphomethylpyrimidine kinase, with translation MTSNPNAQDHAATAETPEDLSGPPCVMTFNVNDASGAGGLGGDVATLAAMGAHALPVVTGVLLRDTAEVFDHHAIDDEVIVEQARTILEDAAISAWKVGFLGSAEGVSAVAEVLSDYPDVPLVAYLPNLSWMDEATSEAYHGAFRELVLPQTEVLVGNHKTLTDFLLPEWDADRPASPRELAAAAAEHGTRFVLITGVQLPDHYVDNVLASAEGAITGEKFERFDTSFVGAGDTLSAALAAMIANGAELHLAVSEALTFLDQSLDAGFRPGMGSVVPDRFFWAQPPAEEGAAQEGGEDDIEPQDPRHVH